TGCCCTGGCGGAACGCATTTGGAAGAGGAAGTGTTTGTAGAACGGGCTCTGCTGCATAAGGCTGCTTTTGCAGTTTCATTGCAAGATGAAAATAAAGCGGCGAAACAAAAAATTTATGACTTTGAGAAACGAAATCAACAATTGATGGCGGAAAGTTCGCAGATTCAACAAAAACAACGAGTCATTAGTACAAATTTCTTAAAGAAACAACAAGATTTAACTTTGACTAAGAAGAAGGCCCAAGCAATTCGTGATGAAATTAACGAGTTAAATAAATCAGCCCGGGCACTGGATGATTTGTTGGCCCGCTTTGAACGACAGCGCAAAGAAGCGGCCAAGAAAAAAGCCAAAGCGGAATCCACCGCCTCCAAAACGACGTCGGCAAAACAAACTTCAATTGCCAAAATTGATGTACCGGCACATTCGTTGCCGTGGCCGGTGCAAGGCAAAGTGTTAAGCAAATTCGGTAAGGAATATCGGCAAGATTTAAATACATGGATTTTCCGGGACGGAATTAAAATTGCGGCGCGTGCCGGAGAAAACGTGAAATGTGTAGAGGCCGGCGATGTGATTTATGCCGGACCCTTCCGCTCATACGGAAATGTAGTCATTGTAGACCACGGAAAGGGGTTCTTTAGTATTTACGGATTTTTACACACCATTCAAGCCGCGGTGGGTGATAAGCTAACCCGTGGCGGTGTGTTGGGAACGGCGGGGCGTGATACGCAACAAAGTTCCGGTACAGGACAGTATGCTGTTTATTTTGAGACGCGTCAAGGTACTACTGCGGTAGATCCGTTAGATTGGTTGAAACCGCTTTAGGTAAGAAAGATTTGTGGAGGAAAACAAATGAATTCAACATATAAAACAAAACTGGTAGCATGGGCTACGATTATCTTTTTTGTAGGAACTTTATTTCCCTATGCATACGGAGCGGTGGACCGCGGCTTGAAACAGTTGCGTACCTTCGTTAACGTATTGGAATATGTAAAAGAAAATTATGTGGAACCCACCGATACGGATACACTGGTATCGGGTGCTATTAAAGGACTAGTAGAAGAGTTAGACGATTTCTCTCAGTATTTGGAGCCGAAGGATTATAAAACCTTGAAAAATGATACACGGGGAGATTTCGGCGGTTTGGGAATTCGCTTGGGAAAACAGGACGGATTTATTACGGTACTTAGTCCCATGCCCAACACGCCTGCCTTCAAAGCCGGTGTAATGCCCGGAGACCGTATTCTGTTCGTAGATGATCGCGATGTAACCTCTATGAATTTGGATGAAGCGGTGGAATTAATGCGCGGTCCGGTAGGCAGTAAAGTGAAAATTACCATGAGCCGGAAAGATGAAAAAACAGGAGAATATGTCAATTTGCCTGATTTTCATTTCAAACGTGAAAAAATCGTGCCGGAAGTGGTCCACCATCGTATGTTGCCGGATCAAATTGGCTACATTTATTTGGTAGATTTTTCGGGTCATAGTACGGAAGCAGTAAAAAAAGCGTTACAAGACCTGTCTAAGAAAGGGATGAAAGGCCTTGTATTAGATTTGCGCTTTAATCCGGGCGGCCTGTTAAACGGAGCGGCTGATTTGGCTAAGTTGTTCATGGGAGATAATCAAATGATTGTCTACACGCAAGGCCGTAAGCCGGAGTTTTACCAAGAGTATAAAACGGATGCTAAGGCAGATTATCCGGATATTCCGCTAGTGGTGCTAATCAATCAGGGTTCTGCCAGTGCCAGCGAAATTGTGTCCGGTGCTTTGCAGGATAATGACCGTGCGGTGATTGTGGGACAACGCAGTTTCGGCAAAGCCAGCGTTCAGCAGGTTATGCCTCTTGACGGGGGAGCAGCCTTAAAATTAACCATCGCCAGATATTACACACCCAAAGGACGGCTAATTCAGCGGGATTACCGGGACAAGAGCAAGGCGGAAGAGGGGGGCATATTCCCCGATGTGGAAGTGAAGGTGGATCCTAAACAGGAAGTCAAAATTTTATCTCAGTATAATCAGGTTGTGTATACTCCGGGTAAGGAAATGCCGGTTTTGAAATTAACTGAAAAAGATCCGGTTTTAGAGAAAGCAGTGGAAGTATTAAAGGAAGGTACGGATAAAATTATTGCTCAAAAGGCCGAATTGGAAAAAGCCGCTCGTGAAAAAGCAGAACAAGAAGCCGCCGTTGTTGCGCAGGAAAAAACGAGTCAGGGTAAAAAGTAAGAAGAAAATATGTTGAAAAAAGATTTCACCATTTTGGGAATAGAAAGCACGTGTGATGAAACCTCAGCCGCCTTGTTGGTCGGGGGCAAGAAGCTGTTGTCAAACGTGATTTATTCCCAGATAGAAGAACATAAAAAATATCACGGAGTAGTGCCGGAGTTAGCCAGCCGTGCTCACGCGGCTAAAATTGCTTCTGTGGTAACACAAGCATTAGGTACTCACCGTCCCGATGCCAATGCGTTTGCACATGGCCCCGGATTGCCCGGCGGACTGATGGTAGGGCGTGTAGCAGCGGAAACTTTAGCCCAGTTTTATCAGGTGCCTTTGATAGGAGTGAATCATTTAGAAGGACATTTGTTTGCGTGCGAATTTGAAAACAATGAGGTGAAACATCCTCTCAACTTTCCGTTAATTGCACTCATCGTATCGGGAGGGCATACGGAACTGTGGTATGTATCCGGGTACGGAAAATATAAAGTGCTCGGGCGCACGCGAGATGATGCCGCGGGAGAGGCGTTTGACAAAGTAGCTAAGTTACTGGGCTTGCCTTATCCGGGCGGGCCGCAGGTGTCGGCTCAGGCTTTGCAAGGCAGGCGCGATGCTATTGCTTTTCCGCGTCCGCTTTTGCCGGGTACGTGGGAATTTTCTTTTAGCGGTATTAAAACCTCTGTCAGCTATTATTTACGGGACCATCAAACTGTTTCTGTTGCAGATGTATGCGCCAGCTTTGAACAAGCAATTTGTGAAACCTTAGTTAGAAAAACGATGTTAGCGGTTCAAAAATATAAAGTAAAATACATAGCAGTAGGCGGCGGAGTAGCCGCTAACAGTTTGCTGCGCCAATTATTGGAAGAAGCGGGTAAAGCACGCGGGGTAGAAGTGCGTTTTGTTCCGCGGAAAATGTCGTCTGACAACGCGGCCATGATTGCCTTGGCGGCGTGGCGGAGGCTGGAGCATGCAGGGGAACATGCCTTGCAAACCAAATGGCCTGTGCAAATTAACCCAAATTTGAAAGTAAAGAACTGGGGGAATAAATGATTTTATGGGTCATGCCGGACACCGGCTCACGTTCTAAAACAGATTACCAACAACTTGCCCAACGATTTTGTAAGGAGCATCCGGGGGCGGAATTGTCGGTACAGGTTATTACGCGCAACATTTTGTGGAAAAAAATTTTCATGCTCAAATATCCCACCGCTCAGGAAGTGGTGCCGGATGTGGTGCAAATTCCGCATTATTGGACTGCTTTACTAAGCCGCGCCGGTGTGGCGGAAAATTTGTCGCAATTGGCTCCGGAACTTTCTTTGGCGCCGTGTTTAGCACCGCTACGCGGGCATTGTTATAAACCGGGCACAAAGGATATGTACTCGTATCCTTGGTGGTTTGATATGAGCGCTTTGCATTTCCGTACGGACCATTTGCGGCAGGTGAGCTCTCATCCGGAGGAAGAACTGGCCACATGGGAAGGACTTTTGGATATTTGTGCACGTCTGCAAGAAAAATTTCAGCAAACAGAAGGGTATTATCCTATGCAAAACAGCGACTGGCGCGGTTCGCTTTCTACGCGCAGTGCGCTGATGGAAATCTGGGGACGTGGAGCTGACTTGTTAACGGAAGATCTCAAAGATACACAAATTAATACGCCGGCTTTTGCGCAAGGAGTTAAAGATTATATTACGCTGGCACTCAAAGACTACATGCCCATTTTGCGCGAGCGTGGCAGTTTGGGAACGATGCTTACCGGTAAGGCCAGCTTATTGATGTCGCGCAAACAAGGGGTATCAAGTTTTGAAGGACAACGGGAAGTACCCGTGCAAACGGTGCCGGTGCCGCGCACAGGTGCGGAACCGCAGGCCTATTTATCGGGGATGAATTTAATGATTAACCGCGCCGGAAAAGATAAGACGACAGCGCTGGCCTTTATTAAGTGGTGTGCACGTCCGGACAATCAGGTATCCTACGCTACCACCTTGGAAGCATTTCCAACTGTGGAAGAAAGTTTTGAACAATTAATTTTCTCTTCATCTCAGCGTTTGCAAACCTATTCCGGTATATTGGCTACTGCTCGCACGCTGCCTAATTTAACCCTTACCGGTACGATTATTGAAATTTTGAATAAAGTATTTGCGGTGAACGCAACGCAGATTGTAGAGGGGCGTTTTACGCAGGCAGGACTGGACCGCGATTTGGAACAGGCAGCCAAAGAAGTGCAGTATCTGCTTTCTTTATATGAGGAATAATTATGTTTGATAAGCAAGCCTATACCTTGTTTAAATTTGGCAAAAAAATTAATCAATCCGCTCAAAACAAACGAGAACTACTCGATTGCGCCTTGCCTGCCTTGCGGGAATTATTCCGCTTGGACCGCGTATACTTTTTTGACTGGCAGCAAGAGCGGGCTCTATTATCTTTGCGCATGATGTGCAAAAAAGAATATTGCATGGATATGCAGGAAGATATTTCTGTGTTGGGCGAGCCGGAATTTTTGAAAGAGTTGTTGCGCGACGGCATTGCAGATTCTACGGATTTGAATTATCCGGCTGTGTATGTACTACTTCGTTGGAAACGTCCTACTATGACGCTGGAAGGAGAAGAAATTAAAAATACGATTAAAACCCGTTTGGGCGTTTTGCGTTTGGAGCGTTTCCGTAAAACCCGTGTTTTCACCGAAGCAGAAAAGAAACTGATTAAAGGAGTGGCGGCTGAAATTTCACGCAATCTCACGCATACGGAAGGGGACCAGGCCAAAAACCAACGCTTAAACATTGCCACGGCACTCAATGATTTGGCCACCGTATTTGCTTCTTCTTTACGTTTAACGGACGGACTGGGTCTTATTTTGCAAGGGGTGCAAAAATACTTTCGTTTTGACCGTGTACGTTTGTACCAAACCAATTATGACGGCACCAAAATTAAATCTATTTTGGGAGTAGATATTTCCGGACAGGTGGAACGCCAAGAAGGCGAGAGCCTGCCTGCGGAAGAGCGCGCTTTGTTACAGGAAATGTTTGAGGCGGGCGAATCCTACCGTTTGGTGCACAACGTGGTCTATATTCCTTTGCAAGTACAGCGTAACAAAGTGGGTTTTTTAACCTTTGATAATTTGCTTTCTCGCCGACGTATTGACTATTTGGACTTCGTCTCCTTAAAACAATTTTCTACCCAAATTGCCTTGGCCATAGACAATGCAGCCCTGTTTGAACGGGTGCAAGAATTGTCCAATTATGACGAGCTGACCAAACTGCCGGTGCGGCGTTTCTTTGCGGAAAAATTAAGTGATGAAATGGCTCGTTCCAAGCGGTTTGATTTAATTATGTCTATCATTGTATTGGATATTGATTTATTTAAGCAAATCAATGATACGTATGGACATCAGATTGGGGACTGGGCACTCAAACAGGTCAGCCAAGTTTTACGTACCAGCCTGCGGCAAACCGATGTTCCGTGCCGTTACGGTGGGGACGAAATGGTGATTATGTTGCCGCGCACCAATGGGGACGAGGCCAAAATTATTACCAAACGCCTGAAAGATAAAATTAACAATATAGCTATTCCCAGCCGCTATACGGACGGCCAACGGGTTACGTTAAGTATTAGTCAAGGGGTTTCTTCTTTTCCTCAAGACGGACAGACTGCGGAAGAATTGTTTGATAAAGCCGATAAAGCCTTGTACTGGGTGAAGAACGGGCGGCGCGGCACGTTTGCAATATACCGCGAAATAGCGGATGATTTGCCGCAAGCGGAACCGGAAAAGAAGTAAATAGTTGTCATTTCCGAAGGCAGAAATCGGGGATGAGGGTGTTTTGTACAGGGAGTTTCGTACGCGCACACGCGAAAAAAATTTGACAAGCAAAGAAAAAGTTGTAAAAATGTATATGATATAGTCCGCACACTTTGATATAATGTATCAAGGTGTGGTTGTCTGTACGCAGACGCGCGTAAGTAGTGCGCAAGGTCATCCTGAAAGATGATGGGTCAGGATTTCCACGTTAGAAAATACGGATTTTGTAAATTATAAGACGGATATATAAGAGGATTACTTAAACCATATGACAAAACATTTTTGGAAAACTTTGTGTAGCAAGGCGGCCATTGCGGCAGTCTTGCCGTTGTTGTTTGTGGTAGTGCCGCAATGTGTGCACGCCCAATCGGCCGAAATTCGTTCTGCCGGTGTATATTATATTGACGGCCTAAGTGACATCAACAGTGTATATTGTAACTGGGGTGCCGACAATATTTCCAATGCCGGGCAAGCGGCGTACAAGAGCGGTATCGTGGATGTGGCGGCTCATCAAACTGCTGATCCGTGGGATACCTCGGCCCTTATTGAGTATGATCAACCTTATCCGGCTCCCAATCAGCCCAACAATTATCCCAACCATTGTTTGGCGTTATGCTTTGATGTGTATTGTACCAATAAACCCAACGGCGCTACAACTTACTCTATTTCTTTCCCGTTGCAAACCATTCAATTTGAAATTGCCAAATACAATAATTCCAAAGATATCGGTTCTTCCGAAACTAACCCGGCTGTGCGCACCATTATGGAAAGTATTATTGACAATAATATTTTGGTGGGTGGCGCTACGGGGCCTATGCCCGATACGGATTTATCTAAGTACATGTGTGCCGCCTATTCGTGCGTAGGTTCTGCAGCCACCTTTGGTGCGACTCAAAGTTGTCCTAACCCTCAATACGAATGTATTGAAAAGTCTGCTCTTTCTTCTAGCGATATGGGGCCGAACTGTCAAAATCCTCCTTCGGACATTATTAAAAAAGTTACTCATTGCTGTCGTTCATTAAATACGACTGCTTCTACCTATGACTATCCTGCGATAACTACTAGGGACGCACAAGATAGTTTTGTCCCCGGGAAAAAAGAAACCGGTGGAGTAGAATATATAGAATGTGGAAATAGTGTATTGGGTTGTAAAGATGATGGAAGCGGTTGTATTAATGGCCGCGAGACTCCTTGTATTCAACGTTCCATGGGTACCGGTAAAGGATACAATGACCCAATCCGCTTCTGCACATCTTGGGACGGTTCATATGAAATTTTAGGCGAATTTGGAAAAACCAACGGGCAATTTGGTTTCCGCGCCAATGTGAAAACCAATTATCCCGGTGATAACATCGCTGTAGAAGAAATCGCCATTGACGATACCTTCATTTACCCCAGCGATAACCAATATCCTATTCAGGTAGACGTGACCAACGTGCACACCGTACGCAGTACGGCTACGGTGGTGGGTTCTATTACGTCTGTCATGGCTACACCTTACACGGTAACCTACCGCCTCAGTAAAGATGCGGATGTCAGTATCCAGGTATTTGATGCTTCTCATGCGGTGCCGTATACGCAGTCTGACTGGAATCCCAGCGCTACCATGGTAGATGCTATTTCTTACAATGATTCCACCAACATCCTGCTTACTCAGCCCGTGCGCCACTTAGTGGATTGGCAGCCGCGCTTAGGCGAAGGGATGAAAGGCTCTGATAAAGACGTGATTTTGCAAGAGTCCGAAAGCTGGGACGGTCGCGATGACTCCGGCCGCTTATTGCCTGCCAATAACTATTTGATTTCTATCCAAGCCAAGACCCAAGACGAATGGCCGGGCACGGATTTCTCCCGTGCGGTTACCCGCCAGCTCAGCTTGGATCCGTTAAAACTAACCGATATTGTGGTGCAAGGGCTCAACAAACAGTCTACCGCCTACGCCCGTGTCAATTATGTTCCGACGGAAGCATCCACGGTGTACTTTGAAGTATATACGCCGGGCACCACCTTTGCCAGTGAATATACGCGCGGCTTTGAACCGACCGGTTCTCGCCCGGTAATTGCGAATGGTACCGGTTCCTTGGTCTATTCCAATCACCAACAGCGCAATCGCGGGCTGAGCTACCCCGATAAATGGGATGGTTTGTGCCATGTGGCAACCGGTTGTGACTTGGCTTATCCGCGCGGAAAGAAACTACCCTTTACCGGAGACGTGTGGAATGGCACAGCAACTCTCTGTACGGACCCGATTTCCGCAGGCGGAAACGCAGGTACAGTATCCGGTCAGAATTGTGTGATCACTTCCCAAGAAGGCGCACCGATGCCGGATGGAGACTATGTATATGTACTCTGGGCAGAAGTGCCGTACACGGATCACTATTTTAACGCAGCGGCCTGTTATGGACCGGGTACCCCGCAGTCTGCCGGATGTACCGGAACGATTAACTGCAGCGGTAACAACGGTGCCTATACTTGTACTACCACCGTACGCGGAACCACTAATACCTGTTCTACAGCCGGTACCGCGGGTAGCAATGCTGCAGCTTGTACCGGTGCCTTTACCGGTGTAAAGACCCAACGTTACTATACCGGACACTTGCCTATTGAACGCGGTGTGGTAGATATTACTATTCAACCCGTTAGCTACGCCACTATCGGTTCCAGCCCGACGGCGTATGGCTTAGATCCGTTTATCTTTAAGTACTCTATTGCCCGTGAAGCTACCGTGAATGCGTATGTCAAAAATACGGCCGGTGTAAAGGTGAAAACCCTTACCAACGAAGGCGGTAACACCAATGTGGCCCAACAGATGAACACATTAACTTGGGACGGACGCGATGATAATGGGCGTATGGTCAGTGCCGGCACCTATATGTTTGTGGTGGAAACCTCGGACCCCATGTTCCCGCAAAGTGTCAAAACCCAAGCGGCTTCTATCTTCCCGGTGGACTTGTATAGAGTTACGAATGTCTCTACAACGGATGTCTATGGAGACAGCGCGGCTAAAGCAACCATAAGTTATATGCTTTCTAAGGCCATGAATGTACAGATCAACATATATAATAAGGATGTAGTGGTACCTGTACAAAACACGACAGCCGGTGCACAACAGATTACGCAGGAAACAACCACGGCCAATGTGCTGGGGTTGCCTGAACTGCCGGGCTTGACCAGTACGGCGGTTCCTGCTACGGTTATCGGCGCAACTTTAGTGGCAGGGGACAGCGTAGGCTCTACCTACTATGTATATACGACCCCGGTGGTAACAGGTAGTACCTATTATTATTACCGTGCTTTGAAATATGTTTCCGCAGTTACTGCCACTACTGAAAACTATGAAGTTCAGGAAGTGGTGCGCGTGGACGGGACTACTGCCCCGTGGCCGCCGCGCGTCTGCGACAGACAAACCGATGCGGCTTACTTTACAGGCGGATATGTAGATCCGACCAAGTTCCCGCAGTGTATTTATGTCAATGACACCAACTTTACCAATTATCCGGCTAACCCCAAAGCAGCCGAGTATAACTATACCGAAGGCGCCCGCCAAACCTTGGATGTGCGCTTACAGCCGGTAAAAACTTTCAACCGCTCTGCCTTGAAGGCCGGAGACGGCGTAGTGAATATGGAAGAATGGGATGCTCAATACTTCTATAACCCGACGCCGGTATCTGTGGCCGATGGCGGCAAAAATACATTAGCTGCGGTACAAGCGTGTAAAAATCAAACCGATATTACCAAATGTCCGTATGAAATGATTCCGGACGGTACTTATCCGTTGTATATTGCGGCTCGTACCCAAGAGCCGGTGGACGTCTATTACAACCAAACAACAGCCATTCCGTTCCGCACCGCGGCTGAGGTACTCCCGCAAACCGGTCTGTATGCTACAGATAAACCGGTATACCGGATTAATATCTCTCGTGGGCCGGTGTACTTTATTGACGGCACGGTGGCGGTGTATCCCAATGCTCCGCAGTTGTACAACGTGTCTTCCGGTCCTATTTTCGTGCCGCCGTATGAGATTAACTTCTCTATTTCCCGTGCGGCTACGGTGGAAGTAGCTGTGGTGGCCTTGCAAGACGGTTTGTGCACCACCACACGCGATACAGGGTCCTCTTACTCGCGCTTGCCCTACAACAATAAGGCAGGGGATGTGTGTAAATTCTTAAGCACCATGACTATTCCCAATACCGCTAACTTTGACCCAAACATTGTTCGTAAGCTGTATTGGGACGGTACCGATAATAACGGCAAGTATGTCAAGAACGGTAACTATGAAATCCGCTTGACGGCCAAAAACTATCCGGATGAAGGATTGTATCAGCCCACGGTCAAACAGCTGACCTTGAACGTAGATTTGCTCAAGGTGTATGACTTGCCGGAATCGGAAGCCTACTCTATTAATAAGCGTGGTATAGACATGAAAGTGTCTTACCAGATTTCCGTGCCGATGAAAGTGGCCATCCAGATCTTTAAGCCGGGTACCACCATTTACGACTATACAAAAGGTACCTTGCGTGACCCGTCCACCGGACAGGAAGTAACCGATATCCGCGATGTGCTGGTCAGATCCATTGTGGGTATCCGCCCATCTACCACCTTGATTGAAGAGGTGTGGGATGGTACGGACTATGCCCAACAGGGTGTGCCGGACGGTACCTATCCGTTACGCTTTGTAACGGCGTTGAATGGCG
Above is a window of Elusimicrobiaceae bacterium DNA encoding:
- the tsaD gene encoding tRNA (adenosine(37)-N6)-threonylcarbamoyltransferase complex transferase subunit TsaD, with product MLKKDFTILGIESTCDETSAALLVGGKKLLSNVIYSQIEEHKKYHGVVPELASRAHAAKIASVVTQALGTHRPDANAFAHGPGLPGGLMVGRVAAETLAQFYQVPLIGVNHLEGHLFACEFENNEVKHPLNFPLIALIVSGGHTELWYVSGYGKYKVLGRTRDDAAGEAFDKVAKLLGLPYPGGPQVSAQALQGRRDAIAFPRPLLPGTWEFSFSGIKTSVSYYLRDHQTVSVADVCASFEQAICETLVRKTMLAVQKYKVKYIAVGGGVAANSLLRQLLEEAGKARGVEVRFVPRKMSSDNAAMIALAAWRRLEHAGEHALQTKWPVQINPNLKVKNWGNK
- a CDS encoding S41 family peptidase codes for the protein MNSTYKTKLVAWATIIFFVGTLFPYAYGAVDRGLKQLRTFVNVLEYVKENYVEPTDTDTLVSGAIKGLVEELDDFSQYLEPKDYKTLKNDTRGDFGGLGIRLGKQDGFITVLSPMPNTPAFKAGVMPGDRILFVDDRDVTSMNLDEAVELMRGPVGSKVKITMSRKDEKTGEYVNLPDFHFKREKIVPEVVHHRMLPDQIGYIYLVDFSGHSTEAVKKALQDLSKKGMKGLVLDLRFNPGGLLNGAADLAKLFMGDNQMIVYTQGRKPEFYQEYKTDAKADYPDIPLVVLINQGSASASEIVSGALQDNDRAVIVGQRSFGKASVQQVMPLDGGAALKLTIARYYTPKGRLIQRDYRDKSKAEEGGIFPDVEVKVDPKQEVKILSQYNQVVYTPGKEMPVLKLTEKDPVLEKAVEVLKEGTDKIIAQKAELEKAAREKAEQEAAVVAQEKTSQGKK
- a CDS encoding extracellular solute-binding protein, encoding MILWVMPDTGSRSKTDYQQLAQRFCKEHPGAELSVQVITRNILWKKIFMLKYPTAQEVVPDVVQIPHYWTALLSRAGVAENLSQLAPELSLAPCLAPLRGHCYKPGTKDMYSYPWWFDMSALHFRTDHLRQVSSHPEEELATWEGLLDICARLQEKFQQTEGYYPMQNSDWRGSLSTRSALMEIWGRGADLLTEDLKDTQINTPAFAQGVKDYITLALKDYMPILRERGSLGTMLTGKASLLMSRKQGVSSFEGQREVPVQTVPVPRTGAEPQAYLSGMNLMINRAGKDKTTALAFIKWCARPDNQVSYATTLEAFPTVEESFEQLIFSSSQRLQTYSGILATARTLPNLTLTGTIIEILNKVFAVNATQIVEGRFTQAGLDRDLEQAAKEVQYLLSLYEE
- a CDS encoding peptidoglycan DD-metalloendopeptidase family protein, with amino-acid sequence MAKILMILLCGVGLLPAVYALDGETAHKQELERLKKQAAEKQEELKKYREQEKAISQEISVLESRKAEAIRQKNKLQSDINYVEQTILSTEEKRAALERSMPMWNYVLVEEIRDFYLAPQCSVCPGGTHLEEEVFVERALLHKAAFAVSLQDENKAAKQKIYDFEKRNQQLMAESSQIQQKQRVISTNFLKKQQDLTLTKKKAQAIRDEINELNKSARALDDLLARFERQRKEAAKKKAKAESTASKTTSAKQTSIAKIDVPAHSLPWPVQGKVLSKFGKEYRQDLNTWIFRDGIKIAARAGENVKCVEAGDVIYAGPFRSYGNVVIVDHGKGFFSIYGFLHTIQAAVGDKLTRGGVLGTAGRDTQQSSGTGQYAVYFETRQGTTAVDPLDWLKPL
- a CDS encoding sensor domain-containing diguanylate cyclase, with product MFDKQAYTLFKFGKKINQSAQNKRELLDCALPALRELFRLDRVYFFDWQQERALLSLRMMCKKEYCMDMQEDISVLGEPEFLKELLRDGIADSTDLNYPAVYVLLRWKRPTMTLEGEEIKNTIKTRLGVLRLERFRKTRVFTEAEKKLIKGVAAEISRNLTHTEGDQAKNQRLNIATALNDLATVFASSLRLTDGLGLILQGVQKYFRFDRVRLYQTNYDGTKIKSILGVDISGQVERQEGESLPAEERALLQEMFEAGESYRLVHNVVYIPLQVQRNKVGFLTFDNLLSRRRIDYLDFVSLKQFSTQIALAIDNAALFERVQELSNYDELTKLPVRRFFAEKLSDEMARSKRFDLIMSIIVLDIDLFKQINDTYGHQIGDWALKQVSQVLRTSLRQTDVPCRYGGDEMVIMLPRTNGDEAKIITKRLKDKINNIAIPSRYTDGQRVTLSISQGVSSFPQDGQTAEELFDKADKALYWVKNGRRGTFAIYREIADDLPQAEPEKK